One genomic region from Actinomycetota bacterium encodes:
- a CDS encoding CsbD family protein: MDSFDDKVDGKTDKAGGKIKEMAGETFNDPDLAAEGRMDQAKGGLKEGLGDAKDAIDDAKDGIRDALR; encoded by the coding sequence GTGGATTCGTTCGACGACAAGGTGGATGGCAAGACCGACAAGGCCGGCGGCAAGATCAAAGAGATGGCCGGCGAAACCTTCAACGATCCCGACCTGGCAGCCGAAGGACGGATGGACCAAGCCAAGGGTGGGCTAAAAGAGGGCCTCGGCGACGCCAAGGACGCTATCGACGACGCCAAGGACGGAATTCGCGACGCCCTTCGGTAA
- a CDS encoding GPGG-motif small membrane protein: protein MGTVLWIIAVVLAILGVMQILNGALLWGIILLVLAAAVGPGGWSIFNRRAV from the coding sequence ATGGGAACCGTTCTTTGGATCATCGCAGTTGTTCTCGCCATTCTTGGCGTCATGCAGATTCTCAACGGAGCACTGCTCTGGGGAATCATCCTGTTGGTACTCGCAGCGGCCGTAGGCCCCGGCGGATGGAGCATCTTCAACCGTCGAGCCGTATAA
- a CDS encoding head GIN domain-containing protein — MERKRRNVLACLLAGLVLPSCTLISGSDSEPTPGATASGSTSSSSSSSSSSSGSGENVTGSGNLKSEERPVSGFDRVSIQGIGDLQIEQSGEESLTIEAEDNLLPLLVSEVEGGRLKLGIRPNSSISATKPIVYRLKVKTLNGIDGSGSVTIDAVGLDADRLEVGLSGTVKSVLAGRATAQIVTISGAGGFDGRALTGRTAEVEVSGTGRAVVNVSDELRARASGASSIGYLGGPEVDQQTSGVARVEKTA; from the coding sequence ATGGAGCGAAAGCGGCGCAACGTCCTGGCCTGCCTGCTGGCAGGGCTCGTGCTGCCTTCTTGCACGCTCATCTCGGGCTCCGACAGTGAGCCCACACCCGGGGCGACCGCCTCCGGGTCGACCTCCAGCTCATCCTCCAGCTCTTCCAGCAGCTCGGGCTCCGGTGAGAACGTCACCGGCTCGGGAAATCTGAAGTCCGAGGAGCGCCCGGTGAGCGGCTTCGACCGGGTCTCGATCCAGGGGATAGGAGACCTCCAGATCGAGCAGTCCGGAGAGGAGTCGCTGACCATCGAGGCCGAGGACAACCTGCTCCCGCTGCTCGTCTCGGAGGTCGAGGGCGGCCGGCTGAAGCTCGGCATCCGTCCGAACTCGAGCATCAGCGCCACCAAGCCCATCGTCTACCGGCTCAAGGTGAAGACCTTGAACGGGATCGACGGCTCGGGCAGCGTGACGATCGATGCGGTTGGGCTCGACGCCGACCGGCTGGAGGTCGGGCTGTCGGGGACCGTCAAGAGCGTTCTGGCCGGCAGAGCGACGGCGCAGATCGTGACGATCTCCGGGGCGGGCGGGTTCGACGGGCGCGCTTTGACCGGCCGCACCGCCGAGGTCGAGGTTTCCGGGACCGGCCGGGCTGTGGTCAACGTCTCCGACGAGCTGAGAGCCCGGGCGAGCGGAGCGTCGAGCATCGGGTACCTGGGGGGCCCGGAGGTCGACCAGCAGACCAGCGGCGTCGCCAGGGTCGAGAAGACGGCATAA